A genomic region of Papaver somniferum cultivar HN1 chromosome 7, ASM357369v1, whole genome shotgun sequence contains the following coding sequences:
- the LOC113294703 gene encoding 60S ribosomal export protein NMD3-like: MAVVESGMFRIQHTVGTILCCKCGILMPQNAANMCVKCLRAEVDITEGLQKNVIIMYCPECNSYLQPPRTWMKCELESKELLTFCVKRLKNLSKVRLTHAEFIWTEPHSKRIKVKIGVQKEVLNGVVLEQAYLVEYVVQDHLCESCSRIAANPDQWIASVQLRQHVPHRRTFFYLEQLILKHNAALHAIKIKQMDHGIDFFFANRSHALKFVDFVGKVCPIKSRNDKQLVSHDEKSSTYNYKYTFSVEICPICREDLICLPPKTALSLGNLGPLVLCTKVSDSIALLDPLTLRMSYMVADQYWRMPFKTLLSSRQLVEYIVLDVEPMISEVNVGGTTYALADVQVARVSDFGKNDLIFNIRTHLGHLLNPGDYALGYDLYGANIDITYKGLVIPDAILIKKSYEEKRLKKRGKPRAWKLKFMNMEVDNSNRKLDEEKMNTEIEEFLKILEENPEMALNISLHHNEEYQPSEMTEADDDGLLPLDQMLAGLKLGGEEEEDNNNGQGMID; encoded by the coding sequence ATGGCGGTCGTTGAATCAGGGATGTTTAGGATCCAACATACTGTTGGGACTATTTTATGTTGCAAATGTGGAATTCTGATGCCACAGAATGCTGCAAATATGTGTGTCAAATGTTTAAGAGCTGAAGTTGACATCACTGAAGGTCTACAAAAGAATGTTATCATCATGTACTGCCCTGAATGCAACAGTTACTTGCAGCCACCGCGAACTTGGATGAAATGCGAGCTAGAATCCAAAGAGCTCTTAACATTTTGTGTGAAAAGGTTGAAGAATTTGAGTAAGGTTAGGCTTACACATGCCGAGTTTATATGGACAGAACCACATTCGAAGAGGATCAAGGTTAAAATTGGAGTGCAGAAAGAAGTACTTAATGGAGTTGTTTTAGAGCAAGCTTACCTTGTTGAGTATGTTGTACAGGACCACTTGTGTGAATCCTGTTCAAGGATTGCTGCTAATCCTGATCAGTGGATTGCTTCTGTTCAGTTAAGACAACATGTGCCGCACCGTAGAACGTTCTTTTATCTTGAGCAGCTCATTCTCAAGCATAATGCTGCTCTTCATGCAATAAAGATTAAGCAGATGGATCATGGTATTGATTTTTTCTTCGCCAACCGAAGCCATGCTCTAAAGTTTGTTGATTTCGTCGGTAAAGTTTGTCCAATCAAGAGCCGAAATGATAAACAGCTAGTATCCCATGACGAAAAGAGCTCCACCTACAATTATAAATACACATTTTCTGTTGAAATTTGTCCCATTTGCCGCGAGGATCTGATCTGTCTTCCTCCCAAAACAGCTCTTAGCTTGGGAAATCTGGGTCCACTAGTACTGTGCACGAAAGTAAGTGACAGCATTGCTTTACTTGATCCCCTTACTTTGAGGATGTCGTACATGGTTGCAGACCAGTATTGGAGGATGCCTTTCAAGACTTTGCTATCAAGTCGACAACTCGTGGAATATATAGTTTTGGATGTGGAACCCATGATATCTGAAGTGAATGTTGGCGGAACAACTTACGCATTAGCAGACGTTCAAGTTGCACGTGTCTCTGATTTTGGCAAAAATGACTTGATCTTTAATATAAGAACCCATCTTGGCCATCTTTTAAACCCCGGCGATTATGCTCTTGGCTATGACCTATATGGAGCTAATATTGACATTACATATAAAGGTCTTGTCATTCCTGATGCAATTTTAATAAAGAAGAGCTATGAAGAGAAGCGACTAAAGAAACGTGGCAAACCTCGTGCTTGGAAGCTGAAGTTCATGAATATGGAAGTGGATAATTCTAATAGAAAACTTGATGAGGAGAAGATGAATACTGAGATTGAAGAATTCTTGAAAATTTTGGAAGAAAACCCAGAGATGGCGCTTAACATATCCTTGCACCACAATGAAGAGTACCAACCATCGGAGATGACTGAGGCAGATGATGATGGACTATTGCCTTTAGATCAGATGCTCGCTGGTCTTAAACTTGGTGGCGAAGAAGAAGAGGACAATAATAATGGGCAAGGCATGATCGACTGA